CTCTACTAAAACGGGACAATGATCCGAGTGATAAGCCTCACTAAGAATAAGCCCTCTAGACAAACGGCTTTCTAACGAGTCTGACACAAAATGATAGTCTAATCTCCAACCCTTATTATTAGCTCGTGCATTTTGTCTATAACTCCACCATGAGTATTGGTTGGGTTCGGTATTAAAATAACGGAAGCTATCTATTAACCCACATTCTTTTATAAACTCTGTCATCCATTCTCGCTCTATAGGAAGAAAACCAGATACATTTTTTAATCTTACAGGGTCGTGGATATCTATTGCTTGATGACAGATATTAAAATCTCCCGAAATAATTAAATTAGGAATGGTTTTTCTTAGCTCTTTTATATAAGCTAAAAAATCATAGCAAAACTGCATTTTGAAATCCAGTCTATCTATATTAGTAGCGGAAGGCACATATACAGATATTACCGAAAAATCTTCAAAATCAGCTCTTATCACTCGTCCTTCTTTATCGTATGGCTCCATATCACAACCATATTCTACATGCTTAGGCTGAATTTTAGTAGCGATACCTACCCCGCTATACCCTTTCTTTTCCGCAGAAAACCAATAGGTATGGTAGCCCTCTTTCTCAAAACTTGCTATATCTATTTGGTCTTTTTGAGCCTTGCTTTCCTGAAAACAAATAACATCGGGAGCGGCATGTCCTAACCAACCGATTAAATCCTTATTAAAAGCTGCCCGAATACCATTGACATTATAAGATATTATCTTCATTATTTTGTTTTAGCTTTAATTATTTGCCTCTATGATTTGACTGATGAGGCTATCCATTTCCTCCAAAGTAAGTATTTCTAAAAACCTTTTTCTATACTCCTTAAAATGTGGTACCCCACGGAAATAATTACTGTAATGTTGCCTCATTTCAATAAGTCCAAGGCGTTCACCTTTCCATTCGGCACTCCATTCGGCGTGTTGTCTTACTGCGGTTAAACGGTCTTGCAAAGTAGGTTCTGGAAGTAACTCTCCTGTTTGGAAAAAATGTTTTACTTCATTAAAAATCCAAGGATAACCAATGGCAGCCCTACCAATCATAACCCCATCACAAGCATATTTGTTTTTATAATCTAAGGCTTTTTGAGGCGAATCTATATCTCCGTTCCCGAAAATAGGAATCTCAATATTAGGGTTTTGTTTAATGCGAGAAATATGCTCCCAGTCGGCTTCCCCTTTATACATTTGAGCCCTCGTTCTTGCGTGTATGGTAAGGGCTTTAATGCCTGCCTCTTGCAGTCGTTCCGCTACTTCATCTATATTGATGCTACTAGTATCCCAGCCCAACCTTGTCTTAACCGTTACAGGTAAATGGGTGGAATTCACTACGGCTTTAGTAAGCCTTACCATTAGGTCTATATCTTTTAAAACCCCTGCTCCTGCCCCTTTGCAAACCACTTTCTTCACAGGACACCCAAAGTTAATATCTACCAAATCGGGTTGTACCGTTTCTACTATTTTGGCAGACATCGCCATAGCTTCCTCATCTCCCC
The genomic region above belongs to Riemerella anatipestifer and contains:
- the dusB gene encoding tRNA dihydrouridine synthase DusB; this translates as MVKIGNIELPDFPLLLAPMEDVSDPPFRRLCKMHGADLMYSEFISSEGLIRDAIKSKKKLDIFDYERPIGIQIFGGDEEAMAMSAKIVETVQPDLVDINFGCPVKKVVCKGAGAGVLKDIDLMVRLTKAVVNSTHLPVTVKTRLGWDTSSINIDEVAERLQEAGIKALTIHARTRAQMYKGEADWEHISRIKQNPNIEIPIFGNGDIDSPQKALDYKNKYACDGVMIGRAAIGYPWIFNEVKHFFQTGELLPEPTLQDRLTAVRQHAEWSAEWKGERLGLIEMRQHYSNYFRGVPHFKEYRKRFLEILTLEEMDSLISQIIEANN
- a CDS encoding exodeoxyribonuclease III — encoded protein: MKIISYNVNGIRAAFNKDLIGWLGHAAPDVICFQESKAQKDQIDIASFEKEGYHTYWFSAEKKGYSGVGIATKIQPKHVEYGCDMEPYDKEGRVIRADFEDFSVISVYVPSATNIDRLDFKMQFCYDFLAYIKELRKTIPNLIISGDFNICHQAIDIHDPVRLKNVSGFLPIEREWMTEFIKECGLIDSFRYFNTEPNQYSWWSYRQNARANNKGWRLDYHFVSDSLESRLSRGLILSEAYHSDHCPVLVELK